A stretch of the Lactuca sativa cultivar Salinas chromosome 9, Lsat_Salinas_v11, whole genome shotgun sequence genome encodes the following:
- the LOC111897658 gene encoding uncharacterized mitochondrial protein AtMg00810-like, producing METKFEMSLMGPINFFLRLNIRQSLEGIFINQEAYTKSLLAKFGMEEDSRVKVSMAFRTRLTVSLDKPATDITLYRQMIGSLMYLTACRLNIMFVVCYRARFQVIPCEPHMTAMKNTLRYLKRSSSLKIWYLSNSRFFVQAFSDADLGGCSLDRKSTSMGCPFLNGKLVSWQSKKQTCVSLSIAEAEYIVAVSCTSQVVWIQIQLREYGINIKRIPLYCDSQIAIRICHKPVQHYKTKHIALRYYFIKDNIEDGNVEVHFVRSSDQLADIFMKVLPEKIFNCILQGLGMIEVESVPHLRKRNTSLKFRIGPIPRRYSQFTVHTLNGSEHSE from the coding sequence atggagactaaatttgagatgagcttaaTGGGTCCTATCAATTTTTTCcttcgtttaaatattagacaaagTTTGGAGGGGatttttatcaaccaggaagcctacaccaagTCATTACTTGCGAAATTCGGAATGGAAGAAGATTCACGAGTCAAGGTTTCGATGGCATTCAGAACAAGGCTAACAGTGTCCTTGGACAAACCTGCAACGGATATTACTCTCTATAGGCAGATGATTGGATCATTAATGTATCTAACTGCTTGTCGTTTGAACATTATGTTTGTTGTTTGTTATCGTGCTAGGTTTCAGGTGATTCCTTGTGAACCACACATGACTGCTATGAAGAATACTCTGAGATATCTCAAAAGATCATCTTCTCTCAAAATATGGTATTTGTCAAACTCCAGATTCTTTGTGCAAGCCTTTTCGGATGCTGATCTAGGTGGATGCAGTCTCGATCGTAAAAGCACTTCTATGGGATGCCCATTTCTAAATGGAAAACTAgtaagttggcaatcaaagaaacaaacttgtgtgtccCTATCAAttgcagaagctgaatacatcgtAGCTGTATCATGCACTTCGCAAGTCGTCTGGATACAAATCCAACTTCGGGAGTATGGCATCAACATAAAGAGGATTCCACTCTATTGTGACTCACAAATTGCTATTCGGATTTGTCACAAACCAGTGCAACATTACAAGacgaaacatatagcactgaggtattaCTTTATAAAAGATAACatagaagatgggaacgtcgaggTACATTTTGTAAGATCCTCTGACCAACTTGCTGACATCTTCATGAAAGTCTTACCTGAAAAAATCTTCAATTGTATTcttcaaggcttaggaatgatagaAGTAGAATCTGTGCCACATCTTCGTAAAAGGAATACATCACTTAAGTTTAGAATCGGTCCGATCCCTCGGAGGTACTCACAATTCACTGTTCACACTTTGAATGGGTCAGAGCACTCGGAGTGA